A genomic region of Micropterus dolomieu isolate WLL.071019.BEF.003 ecotype Adirondacks linkage group LG11, ASM2129224v1, whole genome shotgun sequence contains the following coding sequences:
- the rlf gene encoding zinc finger protein Rlf isoform X2 translates to MAENNVEPEHEWSDRALDTAEDTLVAMETLLATLRAFEDVLRQQDLSIASSTEYCDNFCQALMHYAGSRNSMEHGLPLLEVYCLSINCFAAARSHLTAESDRVALVLKRLALSCFELLLSVPENEIPYEAWVQFHHSVQIAHDSLLQYGSTDLQALLQITGEGGAWSNPVLASLLTGQPTNPEEVDAYISLEGEGFMEMRVKHLEKMGEVAKAVVLAKACTECSFISNQATFRQTYVSLLCHLLPNEEAIMEISRLDCKDVLEITCNLETEGEENTAFILCTTFLTQQLQQQSLYCSWDLTLLWSKLQKRIDPSLMSLLERCLQLGAIAKTVYHLLYLVRVIQTEAVEVGVPASVELCVKALQLPKQNDSETRISVCKMVSCLLPEDLEVLRACLLTEFLLGPSQEVFRCLEELYLRPDQKHDQENEVIPNSLRCELLLALKAYWPFDPEFWDWKTLKYHCVSLLGLMPESDGEEEEAVDKQEKGKQQELQGITVKVESEPRINGSVDVEQQEKRQSSNPPDVEGEPQTKKHKFCCRICKRSVTDTQIVHHSKRHAEDKRHPCPVCLERFKSRKELVPHMKQHIHSETLDKNNVKKEDLQKRMDEEDDIEPGEITIDPSLMLYYKSTHDPDVLDHIVQQAKTVKDKHVDDDEHVTFDYIEQHFNLQNRDEYLCPGTGCLRTFKHSKYLYVHLKSEHRGDENVKYFHQMRDKREKCVFCRRHFVSAYHHRKHRRIHYGDQPYMCVVIGCGAQFSTSNELVTHKQTHGYHLSYQCELKGCYVTYSDLGQIYHHEAQHFRDAAFTCSSAECRKYYLSKKEFIKHLSTHNITFSEDDFEAQRKAKRKLFKTVTEATPHINKSVDDAEKIVNGDVLNSSSEMCAASSQASDSKEPKATMTLVAVCFDGSKFTCGFEKCGMTFSRARDVQRHLKCAHPEHLKLENKEHKHDKDQGSKSKGIKTEVEPNSDERGKNELSTPLQHMEAGRERKTSTHSKNNETNSSSLQRKNDALKEILIGLSKLDLNSSSPHSVPDEPPQSSPESNASQISLHQAIMAKPPVVLLQKRPPHLPDETVQVKTEQASEADEEGGESLATAKPYTCEMKGCGFRTAQSYSLMRHYNTKHGRTVEQAKRLTSLKTTSFKPYVCHLCSKSHRQKHVLKAHYVHIHNLSDSLVDKISCASVRYEGKKDLSKHKSQHLTNHGLTMRKKQMPKLQRQHEKKNSTVMSENGQNLDNQSPSEEEGEDEAESREEDGEQKGESEDRTTQQVRTTRRLVAKSNLCYILDKFSKPFHCVAKNCDAAFSTQGGLVRHLQLVHHYNRSQLLLEKDFDAHHSPEVRKEPAKKRPLPNSDEPQPQYKCHFANCSASYHLKSSLVRHTRDYHSQPPELIRCKYEGCTRVFSHDDALKKHTLYSHFEYYDSLVVRLQSTHKKSVTGCQKKLIVTPQTPQKEEPVSTTTQAETSGPEPEVAAPSEEMGEQEGVVEKKVSGEKKGRRNSYDRFVFRSHEEALQMCQDRCLRVAYPCMVQDCDSVVTYMGSLHRHYLKVHRMRRDDLVKNDDKLVFNAEQLEELIQRKSARPTVAGACAPNGVRKMEYQAEPENTGGQPAPMSLHSVKAETQDEDNHDPLGFSEEEEEEPPPVERNGVLVGADEVLYGEPSTGGHAEDSAAATQNSQKPEERLSLDKIKPLLRTVTVDLSPPCSLRFTTEEGFQDTSSSKDGGKLLNGPATLPTPPVRQPLKRKNELSEQPSNLIDTQPRSPSPRPFDIAAYKPIGFESSFLRFIQETTPKDKSAAPAKRRDAFRRSCSVKENNQLGISHTRSRRTHSPLLKPHAITGDFTSVQNLKSILDKALAGCGDLAIKQLQYLRPVVVLGRPVCTATLPDLFPSDTNNSKLLLGS, encoded by the exons ATTGCCCATGACAGCTTGTTACAGTATGGCAGCACAGACCTCCAAGCTTTACTCCAGATCACAGGAGAGGGAGGAGCGTGGAGCAACCCTGTCCTTGCTTCTCTCCTCACCGGCCAGCCTACCAACCCAGAAGAAG TTGATGCCTACATCAGCTTGGAGGGTGAGGGCTTCATGGAAATGCGTGTGAAGCACCTGGAGAAGATGGGCGAGGTGGCCAAGGCAGTGGTGCTGGCCAAAGCTTGTACTGAATGCAGCTTCATCTCCAATCAAGCTACTTTCCGTCAAACGTATGTCTCCCTGctttgtcacctgctgcccaaTGAAGAAGCCATCATGGAG ATATCCAGACTCGACTGTAAGGATGTGCTGGAGATCACATGTAATTTggagacagagggggaggagaACACAGCCTTCATCTTGTGCACAACTTTCCTgacacagcagctccagcagcagagCCTTTACTGCTCCTG gGACTTGACTCTGTTGTGGAGTAAGCTTCAGAAGAGGATCGACCCCTCGTTGATGTCTCTTCTGGAACGATGCCTTCAGCTAGGTGCCATTGCCAAAACAGTCTACCatttgctttacctggtccgtgtcATTCAGACAGAG GCAGTGGAAGTGGGGGTACCTGCCTCAGTAGAACTTTGTGTCAAAGCCCTTCAACTTCCAAAGCAGAATGACTCAGAAACGAGGATCTCCGTCTGTAAGATGGTGTCCTGCCTTCTTCCAGAAGATCTTGAAGTGTTGCGTGCCTGTCTACTCACAGAGTTCCTGCTTGGCCCCAGCCAGGAGGTCTTTAGGTGCCTCGAAGAGCTTTACTTACGTCCAGATCAAAAGCATGACCAGGAAAATGAGGTTATTCCCAACTCGCTACGCTGCGAGTTGCTGCTAGCACTGAAAGCATACTGGCCTTTTGATCCCGAATTCTGGGACTGGAAAACTCTCAAGTATCACTGCGTCTCCCTTCTAGGGTTGATGCCGGAGTCAGacggggaagaggaggaggcggtAGATAAACAAGAGAAGGGAAAACAACAAGAGCTGCAGGGAATCACAGTTAAAGTAGAATCTGAACCGAGGATAAATGGAAGTGTTGATGTTGAGCAGCAGGAGAAAAGGCAGTCTTCTAACCCACCAGATGTAGAAGGAGAACCGcagacaaagaaacacaagTTCTGCTGTCGGATTTGTAAGAGGTCGGTCACTGACACCCAAATAGTTCACCACTCCAAAAGACACGCAGAAGACAAGCGCCACCCCTGCCCTGTGTGCTTGGAAAGGTTTAAGAGCAGAAAGGAACTCGTTCCTCACATGAAGCAACATATTCACAGTGAGACACTTGACAAAAATAATGTCAAGAAAGAGGATTTGCAGAAACGGATGGATGAGGAGGACGATATTGAACCAGGTGAAATCACCATTGACCCTTCCTTAATGCTGTATTACAAATCCACACACGATCCAGATGTGCTGGACCACATCGTGCAACAAGCCAAAACTGTGAAAGACAAGCATGTGGACGACGATGAGCATGTAACATTCGATTACATTGAGCAACACTTCAACCTGCAGAACCGGGACGAGTATCTGTGTCCAGGAACCGGGTGTCTTCGGACCTTTAAACATTCCAAGTACTTATATGTCCATTTAAAGTCTGAGCACAGAGGCGATGagaatgtgaaatattttcatCAGATGAGAGACAAGCGGGAGAAGTGTGTATTTTGTAGACGCCATTTTGTCTCCGCTTACCATCACCGCAAACATCGAAGAATTCACTATGGTGATCAGCCTTACATGTGTGTGGTTATAGGTTGCGGTGCTCAGTTTAGTACTTCCAATGAActtgtcacacacaaacagacccaTGGCTATCATCTCAGCTACCAGTGTGAGCTCAAAGGCTGTTACGTCACTTACTCCGACTTGGGACAAATCTATCACCATGAAGCACAGCATTTCAGAGACGCAGCATTTACCTGCTCCAGCGCTGAATGTAGAAAATACTATTTGTCCAAAAAGGAATTCATAAAGCATCTATCCACACACAACATCACCTTCTCTGAAGACGACTTTGAGGCCCAGAGGAAGGCAAAGCGGAAACTTTTTAAGACTGTGACTGAAGCAACACCCCACATTAATAAATCAGTTGATGATGCAGAAAAGATTGTAAATGGAGATGTCCTGAACTCTTCCTCAGAAATGTGTGCCGCCTCTTCGCAAGCGTCTGACAGCAAGGAACCCAAAGCAACAATGACCCTGGTGGCTGTGTGCTTTGATGGAAGTAAGTTCACCTGTGGTTTCGAGAAGTGTGGCATGACTTTCTCCAGAGCCAGAGATGTCCAGAGACATCTGAAGTGTGCCCACCCAGAGCACCTTAAACTGGAGAACAAAGAACACAAACATGACAAAGATCAGGGCTCCAAGTCCAAAGGGATAAAGACTGAAGTTGAGCCAAACAGTGACgaaagggggaaaaatgagCTCTCGACTCCACTTCAACACATGGAGGctggcagagaaagaaaaacgtCCACACATtccaaaaacaatgaaacaaactCTTCAAGCCTTCAAAGAAAAAATGATGCCCTGAAAGAAATTCTTATTGGGCTCAGTAAACTGGACCTGAATTCTTCTTCACCTCACAGTGTGCCAGATGAGCCCCCACAGTCCAGCCCAGAGTCTAATGCATCACAAATATCTCTTCATCAGGCAATCATGGCAAAGCCTCCTGTTGTATTGCTTCAGAAGAGACCTCCACATCTGCCTGATGAAACTGTACAAGTCAAAACTGAACAAGCATCAGAGGCTGACGAAGAAGGCGGTGAATCTTTAGCCACTGCTAAGCCATATACCTGTGAGATGAAAGGTTGCGGCTTCAGGACTGCTCAGAGTTACAGCTTAATGCGACACTACAACACCAAACATGGCCGTACTGTTGAACAGGCCAAAAGGCTGACTTCTTTGAAAACAACGTCTTTTAAGCCATATGTGTGCCATCTTTGTTCCAAGAgtcacagacaaaaacatgtgTTAAAGGCCCACTATGTTCATATACATAACTTGAGTGATTCTTTGGTGGACAAAATTAGCTGTGCATCTGTACGGtatgagggcaaaaaagacCTTTCAAAGCACAAATCCCAGCATTTGACAAACCACGGTCTAACAATGAGGAAGAAACAGATGCCCAAGTTGCAACGACAACACgagaaaaaaaactcaacagTGATGAGTGAAAATGGACAAAACTTAGACAATCAGTCTCCAtctgaagaggaaggagaagatgAAGCAGAGAGTAGAGAGGAAGACGGTGAGCAGAAGGGAGAAAGTGAGGATAGGACCACGCAACAGGTCAGAACTACGAGACGTTTGGTAGCAAAAAGTAATCTCTGCTATATACTGGATAAATTCAGTAAACCCTTCCATTGTGTAGCAAAAAACTGTGATGCTGCTTTTTCCACGCAGGGAGGCCTTGTGCGCCACCTGCAGTTGGTACATCATTACAATCGCTCTCAGCTCCTGTTGGAGAAAGATTTTGATGCGCATCACAGTCCAGAAGTCAGAAAAGAGCCTGCCAAGAAAAGGCCTCTTCCAAACTCTGATGAACCTCAGCCCCAGTACAAATGTCACTTTGCTAATTGTAGTGCTTCCTATCACCTTAAAAGCAGCCTAGTGCGTCACACTCGTGATTATCACTCGCAGCCACCAGAGCTAATAAGGTGCAAGTACGAAGGCTGTACAAGAGTGTTTAGCCATGATGATGCACTCAAAAAACATACGCTTTATAGTCACTTTGAGTACTACGATTCACTGGTGGTACGTCTACAGAGCACTCACAAAAAGTCAGTTACTGGATGCCAAAAGAAGCTTATTGTTACACCACAGACTCCTCAGAAAGAGGAACCGGTTTCTACCACCACGCAGGCTGAGACCTCGGGTCCTGAGCCTGAAGTGGCTGCCCCTTCGGAGGAGATGGGTGAACAGGAGGGTGTTGTGGAGAAAAAAGTTTCAGGTGaaaaaaaagggagaagaaATTCTTACGATCGTTTTGTCTTCAGATCTCATGAAGAAGCACTACAGATGTGCCAAGACCGCTGTTTGCGTGTGGCCTATCCATGCATGGTTCAGGACTGTGATTCTGTCGTGACGTACATGGGGAGCTTGCATCGTCACTACCTGAAGGTTCACCGTATGCGTCGAGACGATCTTGTAAAGAATGACGATAAGCTTGTTTTCAATGCAGAGCAGCTAGAGGAACTGATTCAGAGGAAGTCAGCCAGGCCAACAGTTGCAGGAGCGTGTGCCCCTAACGGAGTTCGCAAGATGGAGTATCAGGCAGAGCCAGAAAACACAGGGGGGCAGCCTGCCCCCATGAGCTTACACTCTGTCAAGGCAGAGACACAGGATGAGGATAATCATGATCCACTGGGATTctctgaggaagaagaggaggagccaCCACCTGTTGAGAGAAATGGCGTCCTTGTCGGTGCAGATGAGGTGCTGTACGGTGAACCGAGCACCGGTGGGCACGCTGAAGActctgctgcagcaacacagAACAGTCAGAAACCCGAGGAGAGATTAAGCTTGGATAAAATCAAACCTCTTCTTCGCACTGTCACTGTTGACCTCTCTCCTCCGTGCTCACTGCGCTTTACTACTGAGGAGGGCTTCCAAGACACGTCGAGCTCAAAGGATGGCGGTAAACTGTTGAACGGGCCAGCCACGTTGCCCACTCCTCCTGTTCGCCAGCCATTAAAACGGAAAAACGAACTGTCTGAACAGCCTTCAAACTTGATAGACACTCAGCCTCGTAGCCCTTCTCCACGCCCTTTTGACATCGCTGCATATAAGCCTATTGGCTTTGAGTCCTCATTCCTGAGGTTCATACAAGAGACGACCCCGAAAGACAAAAGCGCGGCGCCGGCGAAACGGCGAGACGCTTTCAGACGCAGTTGTTCTGTGAAAGAGAACAACCAGCTGGGAATCTCTCACACGCGCAGCAGACGCACTCATTCCCCACTGCTGAAGCCTCACGCTATAACTGGAGACTTCACATCAGTCCAAAACTTGAAATCCATCTTGGACAAAGCCCTGGCGGGGTGTGGGGACCTGGCTATTAAGCAGCTTCAGTACCTCAGACCTGTGGTGGTCCTGGGGAGACCTGTGTGTACCGCCACCCTGCCT
- the rlf gene encoding zinc finger protein Rlf isoform X1, translated as MEKEEHLKAASDCTAYAPWRRAKMAENNVEPEHEWSDRALDTAEDTLVAMETLLATLRAFEDVLRQQDLSIASSTEYCDNFCQALMHYAGSRNSMEHGLPLLEVYCLSINCFAAARSHLTAESDRVALVLKRLALSCFELLLSVPENEIPYEAWVQFHHSVQIAHDSLLQYGSTDLQALLQITGEGGAWSNPVLASLLTGQPTNPEEVDAYISLEGEGFMEMRVKHLEKMGEVAKAVVLAKACTECSFISNQATFRQTYVSLLCHLLPNEEAIMEISRLDCKDVLEITCNLETEGEENTAFILCTTFLTQQLQQQSLYCSWDLTLLWSKLQKRIDPSLMSLLERCLQLGAIAKTVYHLLYLVRVIQTEAVEVGVPASVELCVKALQLPKQNDSETRISVCKMVSCLLPEDLEVLRACLLTEFLLGPSQEVFRCLEELYLRPDQKHDQENEVIPNSLRCELLLALKAYWPFDPEFWDWKTLKYHCVSLLGLMPESDGEEEEAVDKQEKGKQQELQGITVKVESEPRINGSVDVEQQEKRQSSNPPDVEGEPQTKKHKFCCRICKRSVTDTQIVHHSKRHAEDKRHPCPVCLERFKSRKELVPHMKQHIHSETLDKNNVKKEDLQKRMDEEDDIEPGEITIDPSLMLYYKSTHDPDVLDHIVQQAKTVKDKHVDDDEHVTFDYIEQHFNLQNRDEYLCPGTGCLRTFKHSKYLYVHLKSEHRGDENVKYFHQMRDKREKCVFCRRHFVSAYHHRKHRRIHYGDQPYMCVVIGCGAQFSTSNELVTHKQTHGYHLSYQCELKGCYVTYSDLGQIYHHEAQHFRDAAFTCSSAECRKYYLSKKEFIKHLSTHNITFSEDDFEAQRKAKRKLFKTVTEATPHINKSVDDAEKIVNGDVLNSSSEMCAASSQASDSKEPKATMTLVAVCFDGSKFTCGFEKCGMTFSRARDVQRHLKCAHPEHLKLENKEHKHDKDQGSKSKGIKTEVEPNSDERGKNELSTPLQHMEAGRERKTSTHSKNNETNSSSLQRKNDALKEILIGLSKLDLNSSSPHSVPDEPPQSSPESNASQISLHQAIMAKPPVVLLQKRPPHLPDETVQVKTEQASEADEEGGESLATAKPYTCEMKGCGFRTAQSYSLMRHYNTKHGRTVEQAKRLTSLKTTSFKPYVCHLCSKSHRQKHVLKAHYVHIHNLSDSLVDKISCASVRYEGKKDLSKHKSQHLTNHGLTMRKKQMPKLQRQHEKKNSTVMSENGQNLDNQSPSEEEGEDEAESREEDGEQKGESEDRTTQQVRTTRRLVAKSNLCYILDKFSKPFHCVAKNCDAAFSTQGGLVRHLQLVHHYNRSQLLLEKDFDAHHSPEVRKEPAKKRPLPNSDEPQPQYKCHFANCSASYHLKSSLVRHTRDYHSQPPELIRCKYEGCTRVFSHDDALKKHTLYSHFEYYDSLVVRLQSTHKKSVTGCQKKLIVTPQTPQKEEPVSTTTQAETSGPEPEVAAPSEEMGEQEGVVEKKVSGEKKGRRNSYDRFVFRSHEEALQMCQDRCLRVAYPCMVQDCDSVVTYMGSLHRHYLKVHRMRRDDLVKNDDKLVFNAEQLEELIQRKSARPTVAGACAPNGVRKMEYQAEPENTGGQPAPMSLHSVKAETQDEDNHDPLGFSEEEEEEPPPVERNGVLVGADEVLYGEPSTGGHAEDSAAATQNSQKPEERLSLDKIKPLLRTVTVDLSPPCSLRFTTEEGFQDTSSSKDGGKLLNGPATLPTPPVRQPLKRKNELSEQPSNLIDTQPRSPSPRPFDIAAYKPIGFESSFLRFIQETTPKDKSAAPAKRRDAFRRSCSVKENNQLGISHTRSRRTHSPLLKPHAITGDFTSVQNLKSILDKALAGCGDLAIKQLQYLRPVVVLGRPVCTATLPDLFPSDTNNSKLLLGS; from the exons ATTGCCCATGACAGCTTGTTACAGTATGGCAGCACAGACCTCCAAGCTTTACTCCAGATCACAGGAGAGGGAGGAGCGTGGAGCAACCCTGTCCTTGCTTCTCTCCTCACCGGCCAGCCTACCAACCCAGAAGAAG TTGATGCCTACATCAGCTTGGAGGGTGAGGGCTTCATGGAAATGCGTGTGAAGCACCTGGAGAAGATGGGCGAGGTGGCCAAGGCAGTGGTGCTGGCCAAAGCTTGTACTGAATGCAGCTTCATCTCCAATCAAGCTACTTTCCGTCAAACGTATGTCTCCCTGctttgtcacctgctgcccaaTGAAGAAGCCATCATGGAG ATATCCAGACTCGACTGTAAGGATGTGCTGGAGATCACATGTAATTTggagacagagggggaggagaACACAGCCTTCATCTTGTGCACAACTTTCCTgacacagcagctccagcagcagagCCTTTACTGCTCCTG gGACTTGACTCTGTTGTGGAGTAAGCTTCAGAAGAGGATCGACCCCTCGTTGATGTCTCTTCTGGAACGATGCCTTCAGCTAGGTGCCATTGCCAAAACAGTCTACCatttgctttacctggtccgtgtcATTCAGACAGAG GCAGTGGAAGTGGGGGTACCTGCCTCAGTAGAACTTTGTGTCAAAGCCCTTCAACTTCCAAAGCAGAATGACTCAGAAACGAGGATCTCCGTCTGTAAGATGGTGTCCTGCCTTCTTCCAGAAGATCTTGAAGTGTTGCGTGCCTGTCTACTCACAGAGTTCCTGCTTGGCCCCAGCCAGGAGGTCTTTAGGTGCCTCGAAGAGCTTTACTTACGTCCAGATCAAAAGCATGACCAGGAAAATGAGGTTATTCCCAACTCGCTACGCTGCGAGTTGCTGCTAGCACTGAAAGCATACTGGCCTTTTGATCCCGAATTCTGGGACTGGAAAACTCTCAAGTATCACTGCGTCTCCCTTCTAGGGTTGATGCCGGAGTCAGacggggaagaggaggaggcggtAGATAAACAAGAGAAGGGAAAACAACAAGAGCTGCAGGGAATCACAGTTAAAGTAGAATCTGAACCGAGGATAAATGGAAGTGTTGATGTTGAGCAGCAGGAGAAAAGGCAGTCTTCTAACCCACCAGATGTAGAAGGAGAACCGcagacaaagaaacacaagTTCTGCTGTCGGATTTGTAAGAGGTCGGTCACTGACACCCAAATAGTTCACCACTCCAAAAGACACGCAGAAGACAAGCGCCACCCCTGCCCTGTGTGCTTGGAAAGGTTTAAGAGCAGAAAGGAACTCGTTCCTCACATGAAGCAACATATTCACAGTGAGACACTTGACAAAAATAATGTCAAGAAAGAGGATTTGCAGAAACGGATGGATGAGGAGGACGATATTGAACCAGGTGAAATCACCATTGACCCTTCCTTAATGCTGTATTACAAATCCACACACGATCCAGATGTGCTGGACCACATCGTGCAACAAGCCAAAACTGTGAAAGACAAGCATGTGGACGACGATGAGCATGTAACATTCGATTACATTGAGCAACACTTCAACCTGCAGAACCGGGACGAGTATCTGTGTCCAGGAACCGGGTGTCTTCGGACCTTTAAACATTCCAAGTACTTATATGTCCATTTAAAGTCTGAGCACAGAGGCGATGagaatgtgaaatattttcatCAGATGAGAGACAAGCGGGAGAAGTGTGTATTTTGTAGACGCCATTTTGTCTCCGCTTACCATCACCGCAAACATCGAAGAATTCACTATGGTGATCAGCCTTACATGTGTGTGGTTATAGGTTGCGGTGCTCAGTTTAGTACTTCCAATGAActtgtcacacacaaacagacccaTGGCTATCATCTCAGCTACCAGTGTGAGCTCAAAGGCTGTTACGTCACTTACTCCGACTTGGGACAAATCTATCACCATGAAGCACAGCATTTCAGAGACGCAGCATTTACCTGCTCCAGCGCTGAATGTAGAAAATACTATTTGTCCAAAAAGGAATTCATAAAGCATCTATCCACACACAACATCACCTTCTCTGAAGACGACTTTGAGGCCCAGAGGAAGGCAAAGCGGAAACTTTTTAAGACTGTGACTGAAGCAACACCCCACATTAATAAATCAGTTGATGATGCAGAAAAGATTGTAAATGGAGATGTCCTGAACTCTTCCTCAGAAATGTGTGCCGCCTCTTCGCAAGCGTCTGACAGCAAGGAACCCAAAGCAACAATGACCCTGGTGGCTGTGTGCTTTGATGGAAGTAAGTTCACCTGTGGTTTCGAGAAGTGTGGCATGACTTTCTCCAGAGCCAGAGATGTCCAGAGACATCTGAAGTGTGCCCACCCAGAGCACCTTAAACTGGAGAACAAAGAACACAAACATGACAAAGATCAGGGCTCCAAGTCCAAAGGGATAAAGACTGAAGTTGAGCCAAACAGTGACgaaagggggaaaaatgagCTCTCGACTCCACTTCAACACATGGAGGctggcagagaaagaaaaacgtCCACACATtccaaaaacaatgaaacaaactCTTCAAGCCTTCAAAGAAAAAATGATGCCCTGAAAGAAATTCTTATTGGGCTCAGTAAACTGGACCTGAATTCTTCTTCACCTCACAGTGTGCCAGATGAGCCCCCACAGTCCAGCCCAGAGTCTAATGCATCACAAATATCTCTTCATCAGGCAATCATGGCAAAGCCTCCTGTTGTATTGCTTCAGAAGAGACCTCCACATCTGCCTGATGAAACTGTACAAGTCAAAACTGAACAAGCATCAGAGGCTGACGAAGAAGGCGGTGAATCTTTAGCCACTGCTAAGCCATATACCTGTGAGATGAAAGGTTGCGGCTTCAGGACTGCTCAGAGTTACAGCTTAATGCGACACTACAACACCAAACATGGCCGTACTGTTGAACAGGCCAAAAGGCTGACTTCTTTGAAAACAACGTCTTTTAAGCCATATGTGTGCCATCTTTGTTCCAAGAgtcacagacaaaaacatgtgTTAAAGGCCCACTATGTTCATATACATAACTTGAGTGATTCTTTGGTGGACAAAATTAGCTGTGCATCTGTACGGtatgagggcaaaaaagacCTTTCAAAGCACAAATCCCAGCATTTGACAAACCACGGTCTAACAATGAGGAAGAAACAGATGCCCAAGTTGCAACGACAACACgagaaaaaaaactcaacagTGATGAGTGAAAATGGACAAAACTTAGACAATCAGTCTCCAtctgaagaggaaggagaagatgAAGCAGAGAGTAGAGAGGAAGACGGTGAGCAGAAGGGAGAAAGTGAGGATAGGACCACGCAACAGGTCAGAACTACGAGACGTTTGGTAGCAAAAAGTAATCTCTGCTATATACTGGATAAATTCAGTAAACCCTTCCATTGTGTAGCAAAAAACTGTGATGCTGCTTTTTCCACGCAGGGAGGCCTTGTGCGCCACCTGCAGTTGGTACATCATTACAATCGCTCTCAGCTCCTGTTGGAGAAAGATTTTGATGCGCATCACAGTCCAGAAGTCAGAAAAGAGCCTGCCAAGAAAAGGCCTCTTCCAAACTCTGATGAACCTCAGCCCCAGTACAAATGTCACTTTGCTAATTGTAGTGCTTCCTATCACCTTAAAAGCAGCCTAGTGCGTCACACTCGTGATTATCACTCGCAGCCACCAGAGCTAATAAGGTGCAAGTACGAAGGCTGTACAAGAGTGTTTAGCCATGATGATGCACTCAAAAAACATACGCTTTATAGTCACTTTGAGTACTACGATTCACTGGTGGTACGTCTACAGAGCACTCACAAAAAGTCAGTTACTGGATGCCAAAAGAAGCTTATTGTTACACCACAGACTCCTCAGAAAGAGGAACCGGTTTCTACCACCACGCAGGCTGAGACCTCGGGTCCTGAGCCTGAAGTGGCTGCCCCTTCGGAGGAGATGGGTGAACAGGAGGGTGTTGTGGAGAAAAAAGTTTCAGGTGaaaaaaaagggagaagaaATTCTTACGATCGTTTTGTCTTCAGATCTCATGAAGAAGCACTACAGATGTGCCAAGACCGCTGTTTGCGTGTGGCCTATCCATGCATGGTTCAGGACTGTGATTCTGTCGTGACGTACATGGGGAGCTTGCATCGTCACTACCTGAAGGTTCACCGTATGCGTCGAGACGATCTTGTAAAGAATGACGATAAGCTTGTTTTCAATGCAGAGCAGCTAGAGGAACTGATTCAGAGGAAGTCAGCCAGGCCAACAGTTGCAGGAGCGTGTGCCCCTAACGGAGTTCGCAAGATGGAGTATCAGGCAGAGCCAGAAAACACAGGGGGGCAGCCTGCCCCCATGAGCTTACACTCTGTCAAGGCAGAGACACAGGATGAGGATAATCATGATCCACTGGGATTctctgaggaagaagaggaggagccaCCACCTGTTGAGAGAAATGGCGTCCTTGTCGGTGCAGATGAGGTGCTGTACGGTGAACCGAGCACCGGTGGGCACGCTGAAGActctgctgcagcaacacagAACAGTCAGAAACCCGAGGAGAGATTAAGCTTGGATAAAATCAAACCTCTTCTTCGCACTGTCACTGTTGACCTCTCTCCTCCGTGCTCACTGCGCTTTACTACTGAGGAGGGCTTCCAAGACACGTCGAGCTCAAAGGATGGCGGTAAACTGTTGAACGGGCCAGCCACGTTGCCCACTCCTCCTGTTCGCCAGCCATTAAAACGGAAAAACGAACTGTCTGAACAGCCTTCAAACTTGATAGACACTCAGCCTCGTAGCCCTTCTCCACGCCCTTTTGACATCGCTGCATATAAGCCTATTGGCTTTGAGTCCTCATTCCTGAGGTTCATACAAGAGACGACCCCGAAAGACAAAAGCGCGGCGCCGGCGAAACGGCGAGACGCTTTCAGACGCAGTTGTTCTGTGAAAGAGAACAACCAGCTGGGAATCTCTCACACGCGCAGCAGACGCACTCATTCCCCACTGCTGAAGCCTCACGCTATAACTGGAGACTTCACATCAGTCCAAAACTTGAAATCCATCTTGGACAAAGCCCTGGCGGGGTGTGGGGACCTGGCTATTAAGCAGCTTCAGTACCTCAGACCTGTGGTGGTCCTGGGGAGACCTGTGTGTACCGCCACCCTGCCT